In a single window of the Phocoena sinus isolate mPhoSin1 chromosome 7, mPhoSin1.pri, whole genome shotgun sequence genome:
- the LOC116756954 gene encoding RNA-binding protein 3-like, with amino-acid sequence MSSEEGKLSVGGLNLNTDEQALQDHLSSFGPISEVVVVKDRDTQRSWGFGFTNPEHASDAMRAMNGESLDGRQIRVDHTGKSTRGTRGGAFGAYGCGRSYSRGGGDQGYGSGRYDSRPGGYGYGYGRSRDYSGRSQGGYDRYSGGNYRDMTTEMSHAHLM; translated from the coding sequence ATGTCCTCTGAAGAAGGGAAGCTCTCTGTGGGAGGGCTCAACCTCAACACTGATGAGCAGGCTCTGCAAGACCACTTGAGCAGCTTCGGACCTATTTCTGAGGTGGTTGTTGTCAAGGACCGGGACACTCAGCGATCCTGGGGTTTTGGCTTCACCAATCCAGAGCATGCCTCAGATGCCATGAGAGCCATGAATGGAGAGTCTCTGGACGGTCGTCAGATCCGTGTAGACCACACGGGCAAGTCGACCCGGGGAACAAGAGGGGGTGCCTTTGGGGCTTATGGGTGTGGTCGCAGCTACTCTAGAGGTGGTGGGGACCAGGGCTATGGAAGTGGCAGGTATGATAGCCGACCTGGAGGATATGGATATGGATATGGAAGGTCCAGAGACTATAGCGGCAGAAGCCAGGGTGGTTATGACCGCTACTCAGGAGGAAATTACAGGGATATGACAACTGAGATGAGTCATGCACACCTAATGTAG